From the Esox lucius isolate fEsoLuc1 chromosome 21, fEsoLuc1.pri, whole genome shotgun sequence genome, one window contains:
- the trdmt1 gene encoding tRNA (cytosine(38)-C(5))-methyltransferase, with translation MENIRVLELYSGIGGMHYALTESGVGAEVVAAVDVNTTANEIYKHNFPNTPLHPKTIEGMTLDDFNKLTFDMILMSPPCQPFTRIGLQGDISDPRTKSFLYILDLLPRLSKLPRFILLENVKGFETSSARESMVKTLIECGYNYQELLVSPTCLGMPNSRLRYFLIAKAPPGSFCFQTTPEIHEGFPLPAEEDVSGRSFPVSHSSASTTCPEEERRETQAEDAGVLYKLERIQDAERKSRQNRDESVRQIGDYLENHGGEEMEQYLLSHKTLLRYALLMDIVRPTCRRSVCFTKGYGHYVEGTGSVLQSCMETDMESAFRSLELLSDEEKLQQLSRLKLRYFTPREIANLMGFPKHFTFPKNISTKQQYRVLGNSLNVHVVARLIQLLVS, from the exons ATGGAAAACATTAGGGTACTAGAATTATACAGCGGTATCGGGGGAATGCATTATGCATTAACAG AGAGTGGTGTGGGCGCAGAAGTGGTAGCTGCAGTGGATGTGAACACCACAGCCAATGAGATCTATAAACACAACTTCCCCAACACGCCATTACATCCCAAGACCATCGAG GGAATGACATTGGATGATTTCAACAAATTGACTTTTGATATGATCTTGATGAGCCCTCCATGCCAACCTTTCACCAG GATTGGATTACAAGGTGACATATCTGATCCCCGAACCAAGAGCTTTCTCTACATCCTCGATCTTCTACCAAG GCTTAGTAAGTTGCCGCGCTTCATTCTGCTGGAAAATGTGAAAGGCTTTGAGACATCCTCTGCCAG GGAGTCTATGGTGAAAACACTAATTGAATGTGGCTACAACTACCAAGAGCTCTTGGTGTCACCTACATGT CTGGGGATGCCCAACTCCAGACTCCGGTATTTTCTGATTGCCAAAGCTCCACCAGGATCATTTTGCTTTCAGACTACTCCAGAG ATTCATGAAGGTTTCCCTCTCCCTGCAGAGGAGGATGTATCAGGCCGCAGTTTCCCCGTCTCACACAGTTCCGCTTCAACCACCTGTCCAGAGGAAGAGCGGCGGGAGACCCAGGCGGAAGATGCTGGTGTCTTGTACAAACTGGAGCGTATCCAGGACGCGGAGAGGAAGAGCCGCCAGAACAGAGACGAGTCTGTCCGACAGATCGGGGACTACCTGGAGAACCATGGAGGAGAAGAGATGGAGCAGTACCTGCTTTCCCATAAGACCTTGCTGCGCTATGCTCTGCTCATGGACATAGTCAGGCCCACCTGCCGGAGATCTGTGTGCTTCACCAAAGG GTATGGACATTATGTTGAGGGAACAGGCTCTGTGCTTCAGTCCTGTATGGAAACAGAT ATGGAATCGGCATTTAGATCTCTGGAGCTCCTGTCTGATGAGGAGAAACTACAGCAGCTGTCCAGGTTGAagctccgctatttcaccccgAGAGAGATTGCCAACCTCATGGGCTTCCCCAAGCACTTCA CCTTCCCAAAGAACATCTCCACCAAGCAACAGTACCGAGTCCTGGGGAATAGCCTGAATGTCCACGTGGTGGCCCGGCTCATACAGCTCTTAGTCTCATAG